A region from the Francisella orientalis FNO12 genome encodes:
- a CDS encoding YcgN family cysteine cluster protein, with the protein MSKWWQEVDLKDMSKEQWESICDRCGLCCLNKLQDDETDEVYYTKVSCKLLDVGKSQCSMYEKRKQIVPDCINLTYKQLKNHAYKWLPNSCSYKLLLQNKDLPDYHHLNTGSTDEMQKQKKSAKHFAISEYELDVDEYLEDFIIKIDN; encoded by the coding sequence ATGAGTAAATGGTGGCAAGAAGTTGATTTAAAAGATATGAGTAAAGAGCAATGGGAATCTATTTGCGATAGATGTGGTCTTTGCTGTTTAAATAAGCTTCAAGATGATGAAACTGATGAAGTATACTATACGAAAGTTAGTTGTAAGCTTTTAGATGTTGGAAAGAGCCAATGCAGTATGTACGAAAAAAGAAAGCAGATTGTACCTGACTGCATAAACCTAACATATAAACAACTTAAAAATCATGCCTACAAATGGCTACCTAATAGTTGTAGCTATAAGCTTTTACTACAAAATAAAGACCTTCCTGACTATCATCATTTAAACACTGGCTCTACAGATGAGATGCAAAAACAGAAGAAATCTGCTAAGCATTTTGCTATTTCTGAATATGAGTTAGATGTTGATGAATATTTAGAAGACTTTATCATAAAAATAGATAACTGA
- a CDS encoding aminotransferase class I/II-fold pyridoxal phosphate-dependent enzyme produces MIKAKPHIDTSPSVYGRFATLAAEYKALNFTQGAPAFDTPEWLIDRAMFHMQHAKNQYSPILGTIALRDAIVTKTKKYYDSEINIENVAITAGAQEGLFTLISAYIGQGDEVIMFDPVFDTYVGATKLNQGNCVRLKLLADGRIDIPAIANAITDRTKLIILNSPHNPMGTVISKDEFKEIAKIVKNKNLLVISDEVYEHIYAGESFTSAIEIPELRDKLIVLQSLGKTYNVTGWRQGVVIAPIDVIRNILAVKQFATFSAVHPLQLALAEGIIEHPEYYINLNKLYKKQNQLLRDNLKGTRFKVLEWHGSPFQMLDYSDISNQFDEDFASNLIKEHGIGLVPISSLFEKPQNGLLRLCFAKKDDEIIKGAKILAKI; encoded by the coding sequence ATGATCAAAGCTAAACCTCATATAGATACATCTCCTTCTGTTTATGGCAGATTTGCTACATTAGCTGCAGAATATAAAGCTCTTAATTTCACTCAAGGAGCTCCTGCATTTGATACTCCTGAATGGTTAATTGATAGAGCAATGTTTCATATGCAGCACGCAAAAAATCAGTACTCTCCAATTCTGGGCACTATTGCATTGCGCGATGCCATCGTCACAAAGACTAAAAAATACTATGACTCAGAAATAAATATTGAAAATGTAGCTATCACTGCAGGAGCTCAAGAAGGCTTATTTACATTAATATCTGCTTATATAGGACAAGGTGATGAAGTTATCATGTTTGATCCGGTTTTTGATACATATGTTGGAGCTACAAAACTTAACCAAGGTAATTGTGTAAGACTAAAACTACTAGCAGATGGTAGAATTGATATCCCAGCTATCGCAAATGCAATCACAGATAGAACAAAACTTATTATCCTAAATTCGCCTCATAATCCTATGGGTACTGTGATATCAAAAGATGAATTTAAAGAAATTGCTAAAATAGTTAAAAATAAAAATCTTCTAGTAATTTCTGATGAGGTTTATGAGCATATCTACGCAGGAGAGAGTTTTACAAGTGCTATTGAAATACCTGAGCTTAGAGATAAGCTTATTGTTCTTCAATCTTTAGGAAAAACTTATAATGTTACCGGATGGCGTCAGGGAGTAGTTATAGCTCCAATAGATGTTATTAGAAATATCTTAGCTGTAAAACAGTTTGCAACTTTCTCAGCGGTACATCCCCTACAACTAGCTTTAGCAGAGGGAATTATTGAACACCCTGAGTATTACATTAATCTCAACAAATTATACAAAAAACAAAATCAACTTTTAAGAGATAACTTAAAAGGTACTAGATTCAAAGTTCTTGAATGGCATGGCTCCCCATTTCAGATGCTAGACTACAGTGATATCAGCAACCAATTTGATGAAGATTTTGCCTCTAATTTAATCAAAGAACATGGCATTGGCTTAGTTCCAATATCATCATTATTTGAAAAACCACAAAATGGGCTACTGAGACTTTGTTTTGCTAAAAAAGATGATGAGATAATCAAAGGCGCAAAGATTCTTGCAAAAATTTAG
- a CDS encoding DUF6056 family protein, with protein sequence MNKSLKQQIFISFIIFLYFLFINCCQPLAMDDFWRALNDTLVNGSFFHFLIQDYTGWTGRMSAQALVYALFSKKYLTLSLLTINIINSISMSLFAIFIFKIVTRNKYSLASKDFIIYSFFFALMFTWTGFIGQVIWKTAAIQYLWGYVILTTLYYYLIIQNKKFCLMSLIVGLFIGLYNEQFVGVLLVFCLAYFIERKINNKIINKGILFFLTGLWIGGVILIAAPGNYVRLDQMSSDQNISIFSQLLYFIHIFRYNLWPHTMIIVWLFILYFILAITNKKNSKISVLIYSLTLIISIFIMAPLATSYGLQIRLMLIYYIIFFIAVMQPFYNNQSTVVTTIYKAFKKIYIVFLIGLLIIMGIMGDSYYSLYKFNQHRQEIIAESHSRKIENITIPIFELHGETEPYGITFEAITCDSSNVNNKAFAAFYGFKTVKAEDC encoded by the coding sequence ATGAATAAGTCACTGAAACAACAAATATTTATAAGTTTTATTATTTTTCTGTACTTTTTATTTATAAACTGTTGTCAACCATTAGCAATGGATGACTTTTGGAGAGCTTTAAACGATACTTTAGTAAATGGCTCTTTTTTTCATTTTCTGATACAAGATTATACAGGCTGGACAGGTAGAATGTCAGCACAAGCTTTAGTATATGCTCTATTTTCAAAAAAATACTTAACTTTATCTTTGCTAACCATAAATATTATAAACTCAATATCTATGAGCTTATTTGCAATATTTATCTTCAAAATTGTGACTAGGAACAAGTATAGCTTAGCATCAAAAGATTTTATTATATATTCATTCTTTTTTGCTTTAATGTTCACTTGGACAGGATTTATAGGTCAAGTAATATGGAAAACTGCTGCTATACAATATCTTTGGGGATATGTCATTCTCACAACTCTCTACTATTATCTAATAATTCAGAATAAGAAATTCTGTTTAATGAGTTTAATTGTTGGTCTTTTCATAGGCTTATACAATGAACAGTTTGTCGGAGTATTGTTAGTATTTTGTTTAGCCTATTTTATTGAGAGAAAAATAAATAACAAAATAATAAACAAAGGAATTCTATTTTTCTTGACGGGTCTTTGGATTGGTGGAGTTATTTTAATAGCTGCTCCAGGAAACTACGTTAGATTAGATCAAATGTCAAGTGATCAAAATATTTCTATTTTTAGTCAACTTCTTTATTTTATTCATATATTTAGATATAACTTATGGCCTCATACGATGATTATTGTATGGTTATTTATCTTATACTTTATTTTAGCCATAACTAATAAAAAGAACTCGAAAATTAGCGTATTGATATACTCACTAACATTAATCATATCAATTTTTATAATGGCTCCTCTTGCGACTAGTTACGGCTTACAGATTAGATTAATGTTAATATATTACATAATCTTTTTTATTGCTGTGATGCAACCGTTTTATAATAATCAGAGTACAGTGGTTACAACTATCTATAAAGCCTTCAAAAAAATTTATATCGTTTTTCTGATAGGTTTATTAATTATCATGGGAATTATGGGAGATTCATATTACTCACTTTATAAGTTCAATCAACATAGACAAGAGATTATTGCTGAATCACACAGTAGAAAAATAGAGAATATTACTATACCGATATTCGAACTTCATGGAGAAACGGAACCTTATGGTATAACTTTTGAGGCGATAACATGTGATAGTAGTAATGTTAATAACAAAGCTTTCGCAGCGTTTTATGGCTTTAAGACAGTCAAAGCTGAAGATTGTTAA
- the nusB gene encoding transcription antitermination factor NusB: MKTTARARNNARLYTVQALYQKKVADHTFSELKTQYYADNSERHYTDWDLFYRLMDAVRENQDTINNYIQDNSKNGIESINYVDYAVLQVAIAELIECLENPYQIIIKEYVEICYSMGTEEGYKFVNAVLQNLAKSIRGEE, encoded by the coding sequence ATGAAAACTACTGCTAGAGCTAGAAATAATGCTCGTTTATATACTGTGCAAGCTTTGTATCAAAAAAAAGTTGCTGACCACACATTTTCTGAACTAAAAACTCAATATTATGCAGATAATTCAGAGAGACATTATACTGACTGGGATCTTTTTTATAGATTAATGGATGCAGTCAGAGAGAATCAAGATACTATAAACAACTATATACAAGATAATTCAAAAAATGGTATTGAGTCTATAAATTATGTGGATTATGCTGTATTGCAGGTAGCTATAGCAGAACTTATAGAATGTCTAGAGAACCCATATCAGATTATTATAAAAGAGTATGTCGAAATTTGTTACAGTATGGGGACAGAAGAAGGGTATAAATTTGTTAATGCTGTTCTTCAAAATCTAGCTAAGTCGATTAGAGGTGAAGAGTAA
- a CDS encoding DUF6056 family protein: MKISRTNVIIAVLIIAFFFVINYLQPLRADDFGRAYTDALDKGFIIYLRGIASNYIHWTGRISAQALIYLFLSKKYIHLSVFLINIINSLCFYLFVLYSYKIVRSKIKVELLSKDFLIYFFFFVFLFYQIGFIANVVWKTAAVQYFWGITLLVIFYYISIVKDKQHIWFSLFTGFFIGLYNEIFVGVAIILCFAYFLNQKLSQNEIGKNILYFFIACVVGGIILIVAPGNYVRLNIVYSEGHVTIFSQVINLVTQIVTKPGDTLVPMLMLLISLVLIFTNKNITKKASFIYGVATASSIFVLTPVAKSYDLNQRVLLIYDAVFFIIMMQQFYNHSTSFILKLRFRLNSLSWVFLVLLVIQLTLMVSIYFEIYKFERCRNILVAYYQQNNISDPTLPIIPELSQITFIDDITSDENAYNNDAYAKFYDFDRVYGKELG; the protein is encoded by the coding sequence ATGAAAATTTCACGTACGAATGTAATAATAGCTGTTTTGATAATAGCTTTTTTCTTTGTTATAAACTATTTACAGCCTTTAAGAGCTGATGATTTTGGTAGAGCTTATACTGATGCTCTTGATAAGGGTTTCATTATATACCTTCGTGGTATTGCATCAAATTATATTCATTGGACAGGTCGGATATCAGCACAGGCGTTAATCTATCTGTTTTTGAGTAAAAAATATATCCATTTATCAGTATTTCTAATTAATATAATTAACTCGTTATGTTTTTATCTGTTTGTGCTATATTCATATAAAATAGTAAGATCTAAAATAAAAGTTGAACTATTATCGAAGGATTTTTTAATATACTTTTTCTTTTTTGTTTTTCTTTTTTATCAAATAGGATTTATTGCTAATGTTGTATGGAAAACAGCAGCAGTGCAGTACTTTTGGGGCATAACGTTATTAGTTATTTTCTACTATATATCTATAGTGAAAGATAAACAGCATATATGGTTTAGTTTATTTACGGGATTTTTTATTGGCTTATATAATGAAATATTTGTTGGTGTCGCAATTATTTTGTGTTTTGCTTATTTTTTAAATCAAAAGCTCTCTCAAAATGAAATAGGTAAGAATATATTATATTTTTTTATAGCTTGTGTGGTGGGAGGTATAATTCTAATAGTAGCTCCTGGTAATTATGTAAGACTAAATATAGTATATTCCGAAGGCCATGTAACTATATTTAGTCAAGTTATAAACTTAGTTACACAAATTGTAACAAAGCCTGGCGATACACTTGTGCCTATGTTGATGCTATTGATATCCTTAGTTCTTATTTTTACAAACAAAAATATCACAAAGAAAGCTTCTTTTATATATGGGGTAGCAACTGCATCCTCAATATTTGTATTGACACCTGTGGCTAAGTCTTATGATTTGAATCAAAGAGTTTTATTAATTTATGATGCAGTATTTTTTATAATAATGATGCAGCAATTTTATAATCATAGTACTAGTTTTATTCTGAAGTTAAGGTTTCGATTAAATTCTTTAAGTTGGGTGTTTTTAGTATTATTAGTAATACAACTCACATTAATGGTAAGTATTTATTTTGAAATATATAAGTTTGAAAGGTGTAGGAATATTTTAGTTGCATACTATCAGCAAAATAATATCTCTGATCCTACCTTACCCATAATTCCTGAACTTAGTCAAATAACTTTTATAGATGATATTACATCAGATGAAAATGCATATAATAACGATGCTTACGCTAAGTTTTATGATTTTGATAGAGTTTATGGAAAAGAATTAGGCTAG
- a CDS encoding DUF3568 family protein: MLEGVNDNDPKDIIRVEIVKLSDKLTKVAIKYGKDGNSIRSSAEVQIIEGNIKYG, from the coding sequence ATCTTAGAGGGTGTTAATGATAATGACCCTAAAGATATTATTCGTGTAGAGATCGTTAAATTATCAGACAAGCTTACAAAAGTAGCTATCAAGTATGGAAAAGATGGAAACTCTATTAGATCATCTGCTGAAGTTCAGATTATTGAAGGTAACATTAAATACGGTTAA
- a CDS encoding amidohydrolase encodes MSKLKVSVIQSDIVWDDKQTNYKVIENKIANIDEQTDLVVLCEMFNTGFIMNPANEASSEEDIINWMYNQAKDKNYAIVGSAATFTENKIANRLYFVTPDKQVYTYDKNHLFIHAGEDKKYTNGNKRQIIKYKGFNILLTICFDLRFPVFNCNNNEYDVLLNVACWPESRREHWKSLLKARAIENQAYVIACNRVGNDPNFSYSGDSMIIDYNGDVLAHEEYKETVLTATLDNNKQQEHRNKFNFLTSQDNFTLHL; translated from the coding sequence ATGTCAAAATTAAAAGTCAGTGTAATTCAATCAGATATTGTTTGGGATGATAAGCAAACAAACTATAAAGTCATTGAAAATAAAATCGCTAATATTGATGAACAAACAGATCTGGTGGTGCTATGTGAAATGTTCAATACTGGTTTTATAATGAACCCTGCTAATGAAGCTAGCTCTGAAGAAGATATTATCAACTGGATGTACAATCAAGCAAAAGATAAAAATTATGCTATCGTAGGTAGTGCTGCAACTTTTACAGAAAATAAAATTGCCAATAGGCTTTATTTTGTAACTCCTGACAAGCAAGTTTATACTTATGATAAAAATCATCTATTTATACATGCTGGAGAGGATAAAAAGTATACTAATGGAAATAAACGTCAAATCATTAAATATAAAGGGTTTAATATACTTTTGACTATATGCTTTGACCTAAGATTCCCCGTATTCAATTGTAATAATAATGAATATGATGTACTACTAAATGTTGCTTGTTGGCCAGAGTCTCGCCGTGAACATTGGAAATCATTACTAAAAGCAAGAGCGATAGAGAATCAAGCTTATGTTATTGCATGTAATAGAGTTGGAAATGATCCTAACTTTAGCTATTCTGGAGATAGCATGATCATTGATTATAATGGAGATGTTTTAGCTCATGAGGAATATAAAGAAACTGTCCTAACAGCAACTTTAGATAACAACAAACAACAAGAACATCGTAATAAGTTTAATTTTCTTACATCACAAGATAATTTTACTCTTCACCTCTAA
- a CDS encoding 2OG-Fe(II) oxygenase, protein MSDLFEINPFYEKIISDYLSNGFCIIDSWLTNEETTQLRKELNHFYDADCFKKSEIGNCLNENLERSIRNDFIFWLDETKHISVFFKKINSFIEYLNKTCFAGIVTKEFHYAVYPQGSFYKKHIDTFQNDDRRTISIVCYLNEIWNESFGGELKLYFNNQTLQIFPTNGKIILFDSKTIEHEVLSVLTENKRLSITGWLKTN, encoded by the coding sequence ATGTCTGATTTATTCGAAATTAATCCTTTTTATGAAAAAATAATTAGTGATTACCTTAGCAATGGTTTCTGTATTATTGATAGTTGGCTGACTAATGAAGAAACTACTCAACTACGCAAAGAACTTAATCATTTTTATGATGCTGATTGCTTTAAAAAATCAGAAATAGGTAATTGCTTAAATGAAAACTTAGAAAGATCTATACGTAATGACTTTATTTTTTGGCTAGATGAAACAAAACATATCTCAGTCTTTTTTAAAAAGATAAATAGTTTTATTGAATATCTTAATAAAACATGTTTTGCTGGAATCGTAACAAAGGAATTTCACTACGCAGTTTATCCTCAAGGCTCATTCTATAAAAAACATATCGATACCTTTCAGAATGATGATCGCAGAACGATATCTATAGTTTGCTATCTTAATGAGATTTGGAATGAATCTTTTGGCGGAGAGTTAAAACTATATTTTAACAATCAAACATTACAAATATTCCCAACTAATGGGAAAATAATTCTCTTTGATAGCAAAACTATTGAACACGAAGTATTATCTGTACTCACAGAAAACAAAAGACTCAGTATTACAGGTTGGCTAAAAACTAACTAG